In the genome of Calothrix sp. PCC 6303, the window GTACAGCCATATAGGGCTTGCTGGATAACTATAAAACACTTACTTATCAATGCTTTCAGGATTTTTTATCCTGCGAAAGTGCAAGGAAATAAGGGTTTGAGGTTTCAAAAACTTGCATTCAGATTTATTGGACTATAAAAAAACGGAAAAAATAAAGGTAAAACTGTTCCCTGTTCCCTGCACTCACTAGAAGACTTTTACAGCTAACGCTGCGCTACGCGTTTCTTGGATGCCCGAAAGGGCTATACAGCAGACCCCAAATATAAGTTACCAGTGAACAATAAGTATTTTATCTACCTATTTTCAGGAACGATTATTCAAAGCCATAATGAAACTAACAACTAGGTTTTGATCTAAACCTTTGTTAATTTAATTAGTTATTTTCAGGATAATTAACGACTAACTTGGTATCTAATATTTAAATAAACTGTGCTATGAAGCACCGTCAGGAGCATGACTGGTGGTTGGATTTGTGAAGGAGCCATGAAGTGGAACAGAATAAGTCGTTTGGTTGGTCGCAAGGCATTTTATTTGCTTTGCTAGGTTTAGCGGGTTGTCTGAGTTTAGCTTTAATACTGCCAATTACTCAAAGTATCCCAAATGGTAAATCCAAGCAAAATAATCTTGATGTCAAAGATACTACCCTAACCCTTGGGAATCAGGAACGGGTAGAAACTATTAAGACAACGATGCTCAATACTTGGGAAATTGAGGCTAGGGCAAGAGGTCTTGCTTACGTATTACCAGCAAGGTTTCAAGGTGTAACTCTAAGTGAAGCAAAGTTAATTAAAGGAGAGAAAGTAATTGCCCTCACCTTTGATGATGGTCCAAGGAAAGGCTCTACTGAGCAAATTTTAGATATTCTCAAACAGAATAACATTAAGGGGACTTTCTTTGTTCTGGGGCAAATGCTGCAAGAGTATCCCGATTTAGGTAAACGGGTAGTTGCAGAAGGTCATGCGATCGCCAATCATACATGGCATCATTGGTATCAACACATGAGTCCTCAAGTTGCAGCGAATGAAATTGATCGCACTACAGATTTAATCTATAAAACTACTGGTGTTAAAACAAACATGTTCCGTCCACCAGGTGGAATTATGCATAACGGAGTTGCAGATTATGCAAGAAATCGTAAATATGGAATTATTCTTTGGTCATCTGATTCCAACGATTATAGCCGTCCTCCCGTACCTCGATTGGTTAGTAATGTCATGCGGGAAGCCAGACCTGGCGGTATTGTTTTAATGCATGATGGTGGTGGGAATCGTTCTAATACAGTGGCTGCTTTACCGGAAATTATTAGCAATTTTAGAAACCAAGGTTATAAATTTGTCACTATTCCTGAACTTTTAGAAATTGAAGATAAGGAACAGAAGACAATTACTGCTAAAAAATAATCTTGATATTAAAAAGCATAATAAGCTCTTTTTTCATATCTGGTGGTGGAGACGTTAAATTTAACGTCTCCATTTTTTTGAGATGCTATGGATAATACCAATTTGAAAAAACAATGCGAAAGATAGATATTTGTAGAGACGTAGCACTGCTACGTCTCTACTGTTTGATGTGTTGCAATCATTATTTGAATTGGTATAAACTTCGTCGATGATGAAACCCGAAATTTTTTAGCGTTTCAAATGCGTCATTGCGACGCAAGGTAGCAATTTCAAGGTCTTTATAAAAAACTAGAATTGTCAAGATAAGCTGTTACGCGCCTAATTTGTATATCTAAAGCGGGCAAGATGCCCGCACCACAAAGCTTATAGTTTTTTAATTTATAGGATTTAGCTGCTACCCAGCTTAGATGAGGTTTAACTCCGTAATCTCTAACTACGTACTGTATAAATAATAATAGTTGCCAATTCTAGAATGATATGACTGATAAAATTTGGATTATCACCGAGGAAATAGCCGAAACATCTACTACTACCAGTGGTTCTAGAAGTGGTGGTGATATTGGTGGAAGAATTGGTGGGGAAATTACGAAAGTAACTGAAGTTGTTGTTACCAAAAGAAAAATGCTTGAGGTAGCAAAACTCAAAGAGGAAATGTCAGGGTTTTTGCAAGCGATGCGGGAAGTGCTTGATGAAGCTGAACAACCTGATTCTAAAATGCAGTTGAATGAGGTTGAGTTATTGGTGGAAATCAACGGAGAAGGGCAAATTAGCCTGTTGGGATTTGGTGGTGGAAAAGCAGGGGGCAAAGGTGCTATGACTTTTAAATTTAAACGCAAAGGTTAAATTTACTGTAGGAATTTGATATGAAGTTGCAGAATAAAGAACCCCACCCTAACCCTCCCCGCTAGCGAGGCTACGGTGTATACACATCTCTGTACAAAATCAAAATCGTCGTAGATCCCCCTAAATCCCCCTTAAAAAGGGGGACTTTGAGAGACGTTTGCCCCCTTTTTAAGGGGGTTGGAGGATCAAAAAGCCTGGTAGGCAACTCTAAAAGACTTGTGTGTACACCGTAGGCTAGCGAGGAGGGAACATGATTCTATAGCGTTTCTCGGTTGTATCCAATACACCGACCTAACCCCCAACCCCTTCCCTGCAAGGGAAGGGGAGCAAGATCAACGTATTTCACTCATCTGAAAACCGCTATATTCCCCTCCCCGCCAGCGGGGTAGGGGGTGGGGTAAAATTCTATACAGCTAGCCTTTCTGGTAAGCTTTGCTAACACAAAGAATTGATCTAAACGAGAAGAATAGGCATTTTGAAGATGGGGAAAAATTGGGCGATCGCAATCGGAATTAACAACTACGATAATTTACAATCTCTCAAATATGCCCAGCGTGATGCTGAAGTTATGGCTGCTTGGTTTGGAGAGGAAGCGAAGTTTGACCAAATTTTTCTCTTTACAGAAAATTCTCCCCCAATTCCTGCAAATCCACCCATAGTTACACAACCTACTAATGCTCGCTTTCGGCGATTTTTGAATGTTCAGTTTGAAACACCTTTGCTGAATCCAGAGGATAATCTCTGGTTTTTCTTTGCTGGGCATGGAAAACGGTACAATGACCAAGACTATTTAATGTTTCCCGATAGTGACCCGACAGATAGCACAACGGCTATTTCTGTGGATTATATCACTCAGCGATTGCGACGTTGTGGTGCTGATAATGTGGTGTTGTTGTTGGATGCTTGTCGGGATGAAGGTAGTCGGGGAGGATTGGGAATTGGTGAGGAGAAACATCAAGGGGTAATTACGTTTTATTCCTGTAATGCGAATCAACAATCTTGGGAAATTGATGAATTACAGCATGGTGCATTTACCCATACGTTACTGGAAGGATTGCGGTTACAGGGAGAATTTAGTTGCGCGACAGTTGAACGATTAGACCAATATTTGCGCTACAACGTCCCAAAAATTAATTCTAGTTATAAAAAGCCAATACAAAACCCTTATTTAAAGGCAGAACCACCTTACAAAATGTATTTTATCTTGTTGAAGCAAGCTGCCAGACTTCAGGATGTGATTTTATTGAAGTACCAAGCATCTCAAGCTGAAAACAAGGGTGATTTATCTTTAGCCAAGCAATTGTGGAAAAGGGTTGTTGCTGCTGTTGGTTATGATTTAGAAGCATTTGAAGCAATTGAAAGAATTGCTGTAAGGATTAGTAGTGGGCAAGATGTTCTTAGAAATTCTAGCGGGCAAGATACCCGCACCACAACTAATATCCAGACAGTAACCTCTTCAAGAGGAGATAATCAAAATTCTCCCCCTTCCCTGAGATGGAAGGGGGTTGGGGGATTAGCTTCTTTCCAGTTTGATGTGGTGACGGTAAATCAACAAGGAAAGGAAGTTAACCGAGAAAAACGCGAAGCTGAGTATTTTCGTGAAGATTTGGGCAATGGTATCAACTTGGATATGGTTTATATCCCTGCTGGTAGCTTCATGATGGGTACCGAAGATGCAGAAATAGAGAGACTTGTTAAAAAATTTAATTGGGATGGTTATAGGAGAGAAAAACCACAGCATCAAGTCACTGTTCCTGCTTTCTGTATGGGTAAATACCCAATTACTCAAGCCCAATGGAAAGCTGTTGCAGCACTACCCCAAATTAACCGCAAACTGAAAGCAGAACCATCTAGCTTTAAAGGCGATAACCGACCTGTAGAACAAGTATCTTGGTACGATGCGGTGGAATTTTGTGAACGATTATACAAAAAAACAGGCAAAGAATACCGTCTTCCCAGCGAAGCCGAATGGGAATATGCTTGTCGGGCTGGAACTACGACACCCTTCCACTTTGGCGAAACCATTACTAGCAAGTTAGGGAATTACGATGCTAGGAATACCTTTGCAGAACAAGCTAAAGGAGAATATCGCCAACAAACTACCCCTGTCGGGCAGTTTTCAGCGAATGCTTTTGGTTTATACGATATGCACGGCAATGTGTGGGAATGGTGTTTGGATGATTGTCACATTAATTATACGGGAGCGCCAAAAGATGGTACTCCTTGGTTTGACAATGAAAATAATAATCTTTCTGAAAAAACGGGTAATCCGGTGCTGCGCGGCGGTTCCTGGTACAACGATCCTGGTTTCTGCCGTTCTGCGTACCGTTACTTCAGCTCTTCGCGCGACTATATCTTCAACAATTTTGGTTTTCGTGTTGTTTGTGGGTTCGGGAGGACTCTCTAGTAGCCCTTTATACTTTTCCCCTTTTCCCCTCTGCTCTTTTATTTTTTACCCTTCTAAAGCGTAACGGAGTGGAGCGATCTAAAATTTTTGTGAAATAATAAGCTAACTCAATAAACTGGGTTTCCACTTGTAGAACTAGCCCTTTCAAGCTGCTAATTAAAAAAGCTTGATTTTACGTTGTTTAAAACTTTTCGTTTAGCCGAGAAACCCGGTTTCTCTCGACTAAATACAAAAATCTTTCGTATTCTAACTGAAGAAACCGGGTTTCGGTCGTTAGTCGCTGCCCACCTTGAAAGGGGTATTCCTAATCATCATAAAACAGGAGGGGCAAACGCCGTACTCCGAAACGGAGAAGCAAGCTATACCCCTACCAGATTGATCGGTTTACTGATAACTGACAACTGTTTAATATACAGAAGTTGGTTCTTTTTCAGTTTGAGATTTGGCTTCTGGACTATCTGCTTCCGAAGGTGGAACCAATTGCCAGAATTTAGGTAGGTATTCTTGCCAGTTGGCGAGGATGATTTTCGCCTTTGGTGAATTTGTGCGATCGCTATGTGCTTGAATCAGGTCACGGAGTTGTTTTTCTCCGGCAGAGGATTTAAGTTTTTGGATTTTGACGATTTCTGGGTTGACTAGTTCGGGGAAGTTCCCAACTTCATCCAGGAAGTAAGCAATTCCTCCTGTCATTCCAGCCCCAACGTTACGTCCCACTGCACCCAAGACGACGATGGTACCACCTGTCATGTATTCACAACAGTGGTCGCCTGCACCTTCAATTACGGCTGTGGCTTTGGAGTTACGTACGGCAAAGCGTTCTCCTGCTAACCCATTGGCGAACAAGAATCCACCTGTTGCCCCGTAAAGGCAGGTATTGCCAATTATCACATTTTGTGCTGGGTCATAGTTGACATTTACTGGCGGTTTGATGATGATTTCACCACCATTCATCCCTTTACCCACATAGTCGTTTGCTTCCCCTGCCAATACTAGGGTCATTCCTGGTAAGTTAAAGGCACCAAAGCTTTGTCCAGCGCTACCTTGGAAGTTCAGGTTGATGTGTCCAGCAAAGCCATCATCGCCGTATTTGACGGCAATTTGACCTGCTAATCTCGCACCAACTGTACGATCGGTGTTGACGACTTTAAAGGTTTTATTGATGTTGGTTTGATTGCTGATGGCAGCTTGAATATCTGCATCAGCGAGGATTTGGTCATCTAGAACTGCACCGTTGCTGTGGACTTCTTCATGCACTAACCAACTGCGATTTTCTTTGGTGTCGGGTAACTGCAAGAGGCAATCTAGATTCAAAGCTTGGGTTTTGGTGAGCTTGACACCTGTACGGGTGGTTAAGATGTCGGCACGTCCCACGATTTCGGCGATGGAACGATAACCCAATTTAGCCAGGAGACTGCGGACTTCTTCGGCGATGAACATGAAGAAGTTCACTACATTTTCCGGCATTCCGCTAAAGCGTTTGCGAAGTTCTTCCTTCTGGGAAGCGACTCCCACAGGACAGTTGTTGGTGTGGCAAATCCGCGCCATGATGCAGCCTTCAGCAATCATGGCGATGGAACCAAAGCCAAATTCCTCTGCCCCCATCAATGCACCAACTAGGACATCCCAGCCACTCTTTAAGCCGCCATCCACTCGCAGAATCACGCGATCGCGTAAACTGTTCTGCATCAGTACCCGGTGAACTTCACTTAATCCCAGTTCCCACGGTGAGCCTGCGTGTTTAATAGAACTCAGTGGTGATGCGCCTGTACCACCGTCATGTCCAGAGATTTGGATGATGTCGGCGTTTGCTTTGGCAACACCAGCGGCGATGGTGCCGATGCCAATTTCTGCCACCAACTTCACGGAAACCTGGGCTTTGGGGTTGATTTGGTGTAAATCAAAGATCAATTGTGCTAAATCTTCAATTGAGTAAATGTCATGGTGGGGTGGTGGTGAAATTAGGGTGACACCGGGTTTAGAACGGCGTAACATGGCGATGTAAGGACTAACTTTTGCACCTGGTAGTTGTCCACCTTCTCCTGGTTTTGCACCTTGGGCAATCTTGATTTCGATTTGTTTGGCACTCATCAAGTATTCTGGTGTGACACCGAATCTACCTGATGCTACTTGCTTGATGCTGCTAGCTGCCCTGTCGCCGTTTTTCAAGCCTTTGAGGTGGGGTAATGTGGGGGAAAGCCCTTCGATTACGTCATCTAAGACTTTGTAGCGAACAGGATCTTCTCCACCTTCTCCAGAGTTGGATTTACCACCGATGCGGTTCATGGCAATAGCAAGGGTTTCGTGTGCTTCCCGTGATAATGCACCTAAGGACATTCCCCCGGTGCAGAAGCGCTGCACGATATCTGCTACTGATTCTACTTCTTCAATTTCAATCGGTGCGCGATCGCTTTGGAAGTCTAATAAATCTCGCAGTGCTGTTACAGGGCGATCGCGCAGATGTTTCTTGTAGACTTCATAATGGTCATACTGCTTGCCATTAACTGCTTTGTGTAATGCCTTGGCAAGTTCCGGGCTATTCATGTGGTACTCACCACCAGGACGGTAGTTGAAGAAGCCTAAATTTTCCAACTTCTTCAAACTGAGTTCCGGGAAGGCTTTGGCATGGAAGGAAAGAACTTCCTGTGCCAAATCCCCCAAACTGATACCACCGATGCGGGAGGTGGTTCCTCGGAAACCTAATTCTAATAAATCTCCACCAATGCCAATTGCTTCAAATATTTGT includes:
- a CDS encoding polysaccharide deacetylase family protein, coding for MEQNKSFGWSQGILFALLGLAGCLSLALILPITQSIPNGKSKQNNLDVKDTTLTLGNQERVETIKTTMLNTWEIEARARGLAYVLPARFQGVTLSEAKLIKGEKVIALTFDDGPRKGSTEQILDILKQNNIKGTFFVLGQMLQEYPDLGKRVVAEGHAIANHTWHHWYQHMSPQVAANEIDRTTDLIYKTTGVKTNMFRPPGGIMHNGVADYARNRKYGIILWSSDSNDYSRPPVPRLVSNVMREARPGGIVLMHDGGGNRSNTVAALPEIISNFRNQGYKFVTIPELLEIEDKEQKTITAKK
- a CDS encoding SUMF1/EgtB/PvdO family nonheme iron enzyme, which produces MGKNWAIAIGINNYDNLQSLKYAQRDAEVMAAWFGEEAKFDQIFLFTENSPPIPANPPIVTQPTNARFRRFLNVQFETPLLNPEDNLWFFFAGHGKRYNDQDYLMFPDSDPTDSTTAISVDYITQRLRRCGADNVVLLLDACRDEGSRGGLGIGEEKHQGVITFYSCNANQQSWEIDELQHGAFTHTLLEGLRLQGEFSCATVERLDQYLRYNVPKINSSYKKPIQNPYLKAEPPYKMYFILLKQAARLQDVILLKYQASQAENKGDLSLAKQLWKRVVAAVGYDLEAFEAIERIAVRISSGQDVLRNSSGQDTRTTTNIQTVTSSRGDNQNSPPSLRWKGVGGLASFQFDVVTVNQQGKEVNREKREAEYFREDLGNGINLDMVYIPAGSFMMGTEDAEIERLVKKFNWDGYRREKPQHQVTVPAFCMGKYPITQAQWKAVAALPQINRKLKAEPSSFKGDNRPVEQVSWYDAVEFCERLYKKTGKEYRLPSEAEWEYACRAGTTTPFHFGETITSKLGNYDARNTFAEQAKGEYRQQTTPVGQFSANAFGLYDMHGNVWEWCLDDCHINYTGAPKDGTPWFDNENNNLSEKTGNPVLRGGSWYNDPGFCRSAYRYFSSSRDYIFNNFGFRVVCGFGRTL